A single region of the Podospora pseudopauciseta strain CBS 411.78 chromosome 1, whole genome shotgun sequence genome encodes:
- a CDS encoding hypothetical protein (EggNog:ENOG503PH03) has protein sequence MASTSTPPNLPNYSKSYLPKRAQIPPLKVYPPPQLPEPHNELLPLSYELHQDNTPEKRVLLLIPTMNADKGQLMETQLRKRLPHNTEIYCLGFEGASSGVGEQPYNEAGMTGAFNRIEHGMILNRVSPQIIELVVKRRITTIIYAAIESFITRSGWPPARPGEGAIKEPVDYAYIVLYNPVTGVVKTGVSEGVEVPRAYCKEAQKYGFSDPVNEALNKTFGGEKGQREVPEEAVGNHGKVTVGEIMAANIRDLDKRNWQKLLTNEKACRYRLIEDTLEKMDIPW, from the coding sequence ATGGCCTCTACATCTacaccacccaacctccccaactACTCCAAAAGTTATCTCCCCAAGAGAGCGCAAATCCCCCCTCTCAAAGTCtacccacctccccagctcCCAGAGCCGCACAATGAACTCCTCCCGCTCAGCTACGAGCTCCACCAAGACAACACTCCAGAAAAACGCGTCCTGCTCCTCATCCCAACTATGAACGCCGACAAAGGCCAACTCATGGAAACCCAGCTCCGGAAGCGTCTCCCACATAACACGGAAATTTACTGCCTTGGCTTTGAGGGCGCGTCCTCAGGCGTGGGTGAGCAGCCCTACAACGAAGCGGGAATGACCGGGGCGTTCAACAGGATTGAACATGGCATGATCCTGAACCGAGTAAGTCCTCAGATAATCGAGTTGGTTGTCAAGCGCCGTATCACGACCATCATCTACGCGGCTATCGAGAGCTTTATTACTAGGTCTGGTTGGCCCCCTGCTAGACCCGGGGAGGGCGCTATCAAGGAGCCGGTGGATTACGCTTATATTGTGTTGTACAACCCCGTGACGGGTGTGGTGAAGACGGGGGTGTccgagggggtggaggtgccgAGGGCGTATTGTAAGGAGGCGCAAAAGTACGGGTTTAGTGACCCGGTTAATGAGGCCTTGAACAAAAcgtttgggggggagaaggggcagAGGGAGGTGCCTGAGGAGGCTGTGGGGAACCATGGAAAGGTTACGGTTGGGGAGATTATGGCGGCGAATATTCGGGATCTGGACAAGAGGAACTGGCAGAAGCTTCTGACGAATGAAAAGGCATGCCGGTATAGGTTGATAGAGGATacgttggagaagatggataTTCCGTGGTAA
- a CDS encoding hypothetical protein (COG:S; EggNog:ENOG503P682), with translation MQLSSVLSLMAVGTLAAAQASNNVTTGKLGDARPVRNNPVIGEVWIAEFDSEIVKGTFKAVAAQIGINYTIDITGLPEENGPYNYHIHVRAVPENGTCADTGAHLDSYVRGQEPPCEASLPATCEVGDLSGKYGKVAGGHIQKEFHDPYTATNIIQLGYIGNRAVVFHDKSSARVACANIKKAPVAATP, from the exons ATGCAGCTGTCTTCTGTTTTGAGCCTCATGGCTGTCGGCACGCTGGCAGCGGCCCAGGCTTCCAACAACGTCACGACTGGTAAGCTGGGTGATGCTCGGCCGGTGAGGAACAACCCCGTCATTGGTGAGGTTTGGATCGCCGAGTTCGACTCGGAAATCGTCAAGGGCACCTTCAAGGCTGTCGCTGCCCAGATCGGCATCAACTACACCATTGATATTACCGGCTTGCCAGAGGAGAACGGACCTTACA ACTACCACATCCACGTCCGCGCTGTTCCCGAAAACGGCACATGCGCCGATACGGGCGCTCATCTCGACTCATACGTGCGTGGCCAGGAACCGCCTTGTGAGGCTTCGCTGCCTGCGACTTGCGAGGTCGGCGATCTGTCTGGGAAGTATGGCAAGGTTGCTGGGGGCCATATTCAGAAGGA ATTCCATGATCCATACACTgccaccaacatcatccaGCTTGGGTATATTGGTAATCGTGCGGTTGTTTTCCATGATAAGAGTTCGGCGAGGGTTGCTTGcgccaacatcaagaaaGCGCCGGTTGCTGCGACTCCTTGA
- a CDS encoding hypothetical protein (EggNog:ENOG503P39A), which translates to MPPQLRIPIFVTLPVGQDESRRLLSRKTREQPSKEAQIVGAVLGGIFALIIIYFCTRSLWRKCLGPRGGKYKPTEREDDSPTTRQINREAQDNLEDALAGAQAQNGTTNNNLAAVDRSTSVRSVMTLPVYRPKATENEQVLGREGERDGIDVVVEMPTAEQEEELREQEMEALYQIRAARRRQLADREERRRLRREAREANDVVAMRELRERGRSVAAINTVEIEELRNEHERLKETRARAVSTVAYGDLGVARADGTRIRANSTDSERIGLLSDAASIGASTQPESLLLRRDRSHSAATLSIDTTNRPNTPSLTTGGSAYSLNSAGLTSAGLPSAGLPSAGLSTRSRANSGANTPRVPSAMATPRAGSSPEMIDTADLADFGMPPPDYDEVSLDDITPGHSRRNSGVSALSGRNSPFNEPPPDYPGPGPARARSNRLSAAIQDLAAQAQEDQEPTGRPGLRLSQVPQIVIEPSSARP; encoded by the exons ATGCCTCCGCAGCTTCGAATACCGATCTTTGTAACGCTGCCAGTCGGTCAAGATGAATCTCGCAGATTGCTTTCTCGGAAAACCAGGGAGCAGCCTTCCAAAGAAGCACAG ATCGTAGGCGCTGTTCTCGGTGGCATCTTtgccctcatcatcatatACTTCTGCACCCGGTCCCTCTGGAGAAAATGCCTTGGACCTCGAGGCGGGAAGTACAAACCAACAGAGCGAGAGGACGACTCTCCGACAACTCGACAGATCAATAGAGAGGCCCAGGATAACCTGGAGGACGCATTGGCTGGCGCACAAGCACAGAatggcaccaccaacaacaacttgGCGGCGGTCGATCGGTCCACATCAGTTCGCAGCGTTATGACATTGCCAGTGTACCGACCCAAAGCGACAGAAAACGAGCAGGTTCTGGGCAGGGAGGGCGAGCGCGATGGTAttgatgttgtcgtcgagaTGCCGACGGCCgagcaagaggaggagttgcGCGAACAGGAAATGGAAGCTCTCTATCAGATTCGGGCGGCAAGACGTCGACAACTAGCCGATCGCGAGGAGAGGCGGCGGTTACGACGGGAAGCGCGCGAGGCGAACGATGTGGTAGCTATGCGGGAGTTGAGGGAACGGGGTCGAAGCGTGGCGGCGATAAACACGGTGGAAATTGAGGAGCTGAGGAACGAGCACGAGCGGTTGAAGGAAACGAGAGCGCGAGCGGTGAGTACTGTCGCGTATGGCGACTTGGGAGTTGCAAGGGCAGATGGGACTAGGATCCGGGCGAATAGTACCGACAGCGAACGGATTGGTCTTCTCAGCGATGCCGCGAGTATCGGGGCGTCCACCCAACCAGAGAGCCTCCTGCTGAGGCGTGACAGGAGTCACAGTGCTGCGACTCTCAGTATCGACACGACGAACCGCCCAAACACACCGAGCTTGACGACAGGAGGAAGCGCCTACAGCTTAAATAGCGCAGGATTAACCAGCGCCGGGTTACCAAGTGCTGGTTTGCCAAGCGCAGGATTATCAACCCGGTCGAGAGCAAACTCTGGAGCAAACACACCACGGGTACCGAGCGCAATGGCCACCCCAAGAGCTGGGTCGAGTCCCGAGATGATCGATACCGCAGACCTGGCCGACTTTGGAATGCCACCGCCCGACTATGACGAAGTGAGCTTGGATGACATCACGCCTGGGCACTCACGTCGCAATTCTGGGGTATCAGCCTTATCGGGCAGGAACAGCCCCTTCAACGAGCCACCCCCAGACTATCCAGGCCCCGGACCAGCCAGGGCACGCAGCAACCGACTGTCGGCAGCCATTCAGGACCTCGCCGCACAGGCTCAGGAAGACCAAGAGCCTACAGGTCGGCCAGGGTTGAGACTGAGCCAGGTGCCCCAGATCGTTATTGAACCGTCGAGCGCGAGACCATGA
- a CDS encoding hypothetical protein (EggNog:ENOG503P2DZ), with protein sequence MTLNPKMRILQPSLGGREWTTSTSNFSPESINLPQQCYVFLDHNNYPDIGSPRDRALEHFQVPAFVGTKTCFDLNGFFGSQVTYDETSSQKRMIGLTTWFRVLMKMVQKVEEAHDNLPEYATSGEKGYNWFETTIFTRWDYPDKHQVLIVDTPSDFPEQLICLLQKASLSGQINFHDPLAMHTSLIDQIIVYSDISVWRIRDPVRQMEKSRMRTGAIFSEVHEMSRHAIHSSEVLEATIDTLKDLQRCRMMVHDSFPSRPPPMAAATSASREATTPTHLTQTYKDQAIQYAQFQISLLKNLKLRADSNRERLKNEINTAFNNLTMQDNSVLKSIALLTMVFLPATFFSSLFSTTFFNYGDDGEWQVSGKMWIYWVTTLPATILIVILWRVWLGNSDAIVAGWKRVKKWTLEDQGWKGLWRGAGNTKEQMVKEEGTEMGHVVGKNVRTF encoded by the exons ATGACATTGAACCCAAAAATGAGAATACTCCAGCCCT CcctgggagggagggaatgGACAACAAGCACATCTAATTTTAGCCCCGAAAGT ATAAATCTTCCCCAACAGTGTTATGT CTTCCTAGACCATAACAACTACCCCGACATAGGCTCACCTCGCGACCGAGCTCTAGAGCATTTCCAAGTCCCTGCTTTTGTTGGCACTAAGACCTGTTTTGACCTGAATGGCTTCTTTGGCAGCCAGGTAACCTATGACGAGACCTCCTCCCAAAAGCGCATGATCGGACTTA CAACATGGTTCCGCGTCCTCATGAAAATGGTCCAAAAAGTCGAGGAAGCCCATGACAACCTCCCCGAGTACGCCACCAGTGGCGAGAAAGGCTACAATTGGTTCGAAACAACTATTTTTACCCGATGGGACTACCCAGACAAGCACCAGGTTTTAATTGTCGACACACCTTCGGACTTCCCTGAGCAACTTATTTGCCTTCTTCAAAAAGCGTCACTATCGGGGCAAATCAACTTTCACGATCCCTTGGCAATGCACACCAGTCTCATCGATCAGATAATCGTGTATTCCGACATCTCTGTCTGGCGGATCCGAGACCCGGTCCGTCAAATGGAGAAG AGTCGCATGCGAACCGGCGCCATCTTCAGTGAGGTCCACGAGATGTCCCGTCACGCCATCCATTCCTCGGAAGTTCTTGAAGCGACCATTGACACCCTCAAAGACTTGCAAAGATGCCGAATGATGGTTCACGACTCCTTCCCAtcccggcctcctcccatGGCAGCAGCCACTTCTGCTTCCAGAGAGGCGACAACCCCAACTCACTTGACACAAACTTACAAAGACCAGGCCATCCAATATGCACAATTCCAAATCTCTTTACTCAAAAACTTGAAACTACGGGCCGACAGTAACAGGGAACGACTCAAGAATGAGATCAACACG gccttcaacaacctcaccatgCAAGACAACTCGGTCCTCAAGAGCAtagccctcctcaccatggTCTTCCTCCCAGCAACATTCTTCTCC TCCCTCTTCAGCACAACCTTTTTCAACTACGGCGATGACGGGGAGTGGCAGGTATCGGGGAAAATGTGGATTTATTGggtcaccaccctcccggCGACGATCCTCATTGTTATTCTTTGGAGGGTGTGGCTCGGAAACAGTGATGCTATTGTTGCTGGTTGGAAACGAGTGAAGAAATGGACATTAGAAGATcaggggtggaaggggttgtggaggggggctGGGAACACGAAGGAGCAgatggtgaaggaggagggtacGGAGATGGGTCATGTTGTTGGTAAAAATGTTCGTACTTTTTGA
- a CDS encoding hypothetical protein (COG:H; EggNog:ENOG503P2Q6), whose translation MRGVVSCLPVKPALLYRQPSTSSSSSLKFVVRTPPNQLQPRLLTPTLFNQQRSLYSKMATPTAPEDPIVKALQEFTTCDVSDALIKLKYRNGGFLSGLTMWSPQRQDGDTKIVGPAYTVQYVPLDDPRPKHPSHYIDSVPAGAVIFVSCPPKTPNAVYGGLMSTRAKASGAVGSVIDGRFRDLQEQRGLGFPIFARDVGTAPPAELLKVAAVNVPVKLQTDEQDMTIRPGDYLIGDVNGVVVLPKELAEQAIPLMKKQVEADEKMAVEIAKGMSFSEASKMFRL comes from the exons ATGCGTGGAGTTGTGTCTTGTTTGCCTGTGAAACCTGCATTGTTATATCGTCAGCCGAGCacctcatcttcttccagtTTGAAATTTGTTGTCAGAACCCCGCCAAACCAATTACAGCCGAGGTTGTTAACACCAACACTGTTCAACCAACAGAGGTCGCTGTATTCCAAGATGGCGACTCCAACCGCACCAGAGGATCCAATTGTGAAGGCGTTGCAAGAGTTCACTAC TTGTGACGTCTCCGACGCCTTGATCAAGCTCAAGTACCGCAATGGCGGGTTCCTATCCGGGCTGACGATGTGGTCCCCTCAGAGACAGGACGGGGATACAAAGATTGTTGGGCCAGCGTATACGGTCCAATATGTCCCGCTGGACGATCCTAGGCCGAAGCATCCGAGTCATTAT ATCGACTCTGTCCCTGCGGGAGCGGTTATCTTTGTTTCTTGCCCTCCCAAGACTCCAAATGCAGTTTATGGTGGATTGATGAGCACGAGGGCGAAGGCGAGTGGTGCCGTGGGGAGTGTGATTGATGGACGGTTTAGAGATTTGCAGGAGCAGAGGGGGCTGGGGTTTCCG ATCTTTGCAAGGGATGTCGGAACAGCGCCTCCTGCTGAGTTGCTCAAGGTGGCGGCGGTCAATGTGCCAGTCAAACTGCAGACTGATGAGCAGGACATGACGATCAGGCCGGGGGATTACCTCATTGGTGATGTGAAtggggttgtggtgctgCCCAAGGAGTTGGCGGAGCAGGCGATTCCGCTGATGAAGAAGCAGGTGGAGGCGGATGAGAAGATGGCGGTGGAGATTGCGAAGGGGATGAGCTTTTCGGAGGCGAGTAAGATGTTTAGGCTTTGA